From the genome of Meleagris gallopavo isolate NT-WF06-2002-E0010 breed Aviagen turkey brand Nicholas breeding stock chromosome 24, Turkey_5.1, whole genome shotgun sequence, one region includes:
- the LOC100538523 gene encoding tetraspanin-15-like isoform X2 has protein sequence MAQGSECRNSLLYYYSVKFALSTYATLFSIIGLVILCIGIYAEVERQKHKTLEGMFLAPAIILLLLGFTMFSVSFVGMVGSLRDNRTLLKIFSCCGGDEYRDWEVNLYHSCNGSGPLACGVPYTCCIRKVPGEVINTLCGYRTLDKERLELLDVIHVRGCIHAVGLWLKDNFESTLSIVCSLLLPQVVGLVMAWLYWQKLNEIYSQLDTVDFRMLEVRDFSFGALDLSGAGWCWCLPKEGGYIPVNAMEEEEEEEEEEGVSVTAKSEELEG, from the exons ATGGCACAGGGCTCCGAGTGCCGAAACTCCCTCCTCTATTACTACAGCGTCAAATTCGCTCTGTCCACCTATGCCACTCTCTTCTCG ATCATCGGCCTCGTGATCCTGTGCATTGGGATTTATGCCGAAGTGGAGAGGCAGAAGCACAAAACCTTGGAAGGGATGTTCCTTGCTCCAGCCATCATCCTGCTTCTGCTGGGCTTCACCATGTTCAGCGTCTCCTTCGTCGGCATGGTGGGGAGCCTCAGGGACAACCGGACACTTCTGAAGATA ttttcttgctGTGGTGGTGATGAATACCGGGACTGGGAGGTCAATCTGTACCACTCCTGCAATGGCAGCGGACCGCTTGCTTGCGGCGTGCCCTACACGTGCTGCATCAGGAAG GTCCCTGGAGAAGTCATTAACACCCTGTGTGGATACAGGACACTCGATAAAGAG CGCCTGGAGCTGCTCGATGTCATCCACGTGCGAGGCTGCATCCACGCCGTGGGGCTGTGGCTGAAAGATAACTTTGAGTCCACTTTGAGCATTGTTTGctccctgctgcttccccag GTGGTCGGCCTGGTGATGGCGTGGCTGTATTGGCAAAAGCTCAATGAGATTTACTCCCAGCTGGACACCGTGGATTTCAGGATGCTGGAGGTGCGCGATTTCAGCTTTGGAGCATTGGATCTGAGCGGTGCAGGCTGGTGCTGGTGCTTGCCCAAGGAAGGAGGATACATCCCCGTCAATGCcatggaggaggaagaggaggaagaagaggaggaaggcgTGTCTGTTACAGCCAAGAGCGAGGAGCTGGAGGGCTGA
- the LOC100538523 gene encoding tetraspanin-15-like isoform X1 codes for MAQGSECRNSLLYYYSVKFALSTYATLFSIIGLVILCIGIYAEVERQKHKTLEGMFLAPAIILLLLGFTMFSVSFVGMVGSLRDNRTLLKIFFWVLLVIFITELLLIFIEIIFENKMNAVLHSNIQEGIRHYYDDLDFKNILDFVQEKFSCCGGDEYRDWEVNLYHSCNGSGPLACGVPYTCCIRKVPGEVINTLCGYRTLDKERLELLDVIHVRGCIHAVGLWLKDNFESTLSIVCSLLLPQVVGLVMAWLYWQKLNEIYSQLDTVDFRMLEVRDFSFGALDLSGAGWCWCLPKEGGYIPVNAMEEEEEEEEEEGVSVTAKSEELEG; via the exons ATGGCACAGGGCTCCGAGTGCCGAAACTCCCTCCTCTATTACTACAGCGTCAAATTCGCTCTGTCCACCTATGCCACTCTCTTCTCG ATCATCGGCCTCGTGATCCTGTGCATTGGGATTTATGCCGAAGTGGAGAGGCAGAAGCACAAAACCTTGGAAGGGATGTTCCTTGCTCCAGCCATCATCCTGCTTCTGCTGGGCTTCACCATGTTCAGCGTCTCCTTCGTCGGCATGGTGGGGAGCCTCAGGGACAACCGGACACTTCTGAAGATA TTCTTTTGGGTCCTTCTGGTGATCTtcatcacagagctgctgctgataTTCATTGAAATCATCTTTGAAAACAAG ATGAATGCAGTTTTGCACTCTAACATTCAAGAGGGCATTCGGCACTATTATGACGACCTTGACTTCAAGAACATCTTGGATTTTGTCCAAGAAAAG ttttcttgctGTGGTGGTGATGAATACCGGGACTGGGAGGTCAATCTGTACCACTCCTGCAATGGCAGCGGACCGCTTGCTTGCGGCGTGCCCTACACGTGCTGCATCAGGAAG GTCCCTGGAGAAGTCATTAACACCCTGTGTGGATACAGGACACTCGATAAAGAG CGCCTGGAGCTGCTCGATGTCATCCACGTGCGAGGCTGCATCCACGCCGTGGGGCTGTGGCTGAAAGATAACTTTGAGTCCACTTTGAGCATTGTTTGctccctgctgcttccccag GTGGTCGGCCTGGTGATGGCGTGGCTGTATTGGCAAAAGCTCAATGAGATTTACTCCCAGCTGGACACCGTGGATTTCAGGATGCTGGAGGTGCGCGATTTCAGCTTTGGAGCATTGGATCTGAGCGGTGCAGGCTGGTGCTGGTGCTTGCCCAAGGAAGGAGGATACATCCCCGTCAATGCcatggaggaggaagaggaggaagaagaggaggaaggcgTGTCTGTTACAGCCAAGAGCGAGGAGCTGGAGGGCTGA